The Dehalococcoidia bacterium genomic interval GTCGAGTTCACCAGCCCGTTGTTCGGGCCGGCGAACAACCTGAAGCCGTTCGACCGCGTCGCCTTCGAAGCGGACCTGCCGCGCATCGAGTTCGCCACCAGCCCGGCCTGCAACCGCAGCACGGGGGCGAACTGCGTCAACCCGCCGGTGGGCGCCAGCTTCTATCCGATCTACACCACCGCGGGCGACGGCAACGGCTGCCGCTGGCAACTGGGTGGCGCCAACATTCCCGGCACGAAGGAGACCTTCGGCGGCACCTCGACTGCCGAGTACGGCCCGCTGCTGAGCCTGGCCTACACGGCACTCGGCGGCGGCGGCGCAGCGATCCATCGCTTCAACAACTTCCGCCAGGTGCTGGATCACAACCCCTGCGCCACGAGCGCCGGCGGCTAGCGCGCCACGCCCGCGTGGCAGCAACGCCGCGAGCGCCGCTTCATCCGTGGGTGAAGCGGCGCTCGCGGCCGTCCGGGGCTTGACTGAAGTAGTGGAGACTCACTATTATCCGGCTGCGGCGACTGGTCCCTGACGCGGCAAGGAGCGAGGCGTGGTTCAGGCGGACCAGCGACGGCCACGGGCGCGCAAGCAGCCGGCCGAGGTGCGACGGGAGACGCTGGTGGATGCGGCGGTGCGCGTCTTTGCGCGCACGCCCTATCGTGCGGCGGGCACGGCGGAGATCGCACGCGAGGCCGGCGTAACCGAGCCGACGATCTACCGGCACTTCGCGTCGAAGCGCGAACTGTATCTCGCCGCCCTTGCACGCACCTGCGCGCGGGTCAGGGAGGAGTGGGTACGGATCATCGATGCCGGCGGCCGCGCCGATCGCACGCTGATGGCGCTGGGCGCGTGGTATGAGCGCAGCCTGACGACCGATCCCGATCCGATCCGCCTGCGCATGCGCGCCACCGCCGAAGCGGAAGACGAGGATGTGCGCACGCTGCTGCGCGACGGCTACGCCGAAGTGCAGCGGCTGTCCCTGGGCGTGATCCGGCGCGGACAGGAGCAGGGCGTCTTCGACGCGCGCGCCGATGCAGAGGCGATCGCCTGCCTGTGGATGGGCATTGGGCAGGTACTCGATCTGAACATGATGCTGTACGGCGCGCCGTGCGATCCCGCGGGCGAAGCGGGCCTCGGCCCCGAGTTTCTGCGCCTGCTCGGCGTTCCGCGACCGTAGCGCCCGTCGTCCGATGGGCGGGGCAGCCGGCCCGGCGCAGCGCCATACCCCCGCATCGCGCGCGATGCTGGACGTCCTGGCTGCTCGTTCGCCGCGGGCTGCCGGGACGAGCCGTCGCCGGCGAACCGCCGACCACTGAACCAGCGCTGCGGCCACTCAGCCGTCGACTGCGGGCGCCGGTTCGCCGGCCGGATCGGCGGCAGCCGCCACCGGCTGGCTAATGGCCGCCGGCGCCGTTGG includes:
- a CDS encoding helix-turn-helix domain-containing protein, with product MDAAVRVFARTPYRAAGTAEIAREAGVTEPTIYRHFASKRELYLAALARTCARVREEWVRIIDAGGRADRTLMALGAWYERSLTTDPDPIRLRMRATAEAEDEDVRTLLRDGYAEVQRLSLGVIRRGQEQGVFDARADAEAIACLWMGIGQVLDLNMMLYGAPCDPAGEAGLGPEFLRLLGVPRP